The DNA segment GAGTTCTCCGCGTCGATGCTGTCCGGCCACTGACGCTTCAGGGCCGGCGCTCGATGCCGATGGCGATGGAGGGGCCGGTGAGGGCCTCTCCCGTGCCGTCGGAGAGCGACACGATGCCCAGGCTGGCGGAGAGCACGGTGGTGCCGGAGCCGCCGGTGCCCTTGAGGAAGCTGCGCACGCCCAGCTCGCCGAAGCCCCATCCGCTGGCCGAGCCTCCGCCCGCGCCGAAGAGGGAGAGGCTGGGCGTGAGGGGCACCTGGACCTCGCCCCGCCCGGAGCCGAAGCGGAACTGGTTGTCGCGCGAGAGGATGGCGGAGTTCCAGGCGATGTGGAACCCGTCGAGCGCGCCCAGCCGCAGCACCTGCTGGAAGGTGGGCCCCGCGTTGGAGTCGCACACGGTCTCGGGTTCGAGCGGCTCGTAGGTGATGGGGTCGTACGTGTACCGCGGGGCGCACTCCTTCTGCCCGAACTGCCCGCCCGCGCCGAGCCCGACCTCCAGGAACGCGGTGGAGTAGGCGGCCGCGACGTACGCGGAGCCCGGCGTGTGGCGCAGGCCCGTGCCCAGGCCGAAGCCCACGGGGTCGAACTGCGCGCTCAGCACCAGCGGCAGGTCCCCGGGCCGCCACGCGATGAACGCATCCAGCAGCAGGCCGCCCGCGCGAGCGGAGTTGCCCCGCCGCGTCTTCGCATCCAGCGCGAGGAAGGGCCGCGCATGGAAGCCGTAGCGCAGGCGCGGCACGCCGGGCTCGGGGAAGAAGAGGCGCGCGGTGGCCGGGGCGTCGGTGACGACGGCGGTGTCGCCGACGCGCACGTTCTCGCCTCGGCCCAGGCGGGCGATGGCGGTGTCCTCGCGTGACTCCACGACCCGCAGCACCACCTCGCGGGAGTCCTGCGTGCGGATGCGGACGCGAGTGTCTTCCCTCAGGCCCGCCGTATTGCCCCCGGAGAGGGTCACGTCACCGTCGTTGACCGCGGTGACGGTGACCCGGGTGGAGGAGGGGGCCGCCTGGGGCGGAGGGGCCTGGGGGGGCGGCGGCGTCTGGGTGACGACGGTGAGGTCACGCGCCGCGCCCAGCGCCGAGGCCAGCGAGTCCGGCCGAGGCTGCTCCGGTGTGGCGAGGGAGAACGCATGGGCCTCCTCGCGCTGCTCGATGGCGAGCAGGGACTGGCCCACGACGACGAGCCGCACGAAGCGCCGGCCCTCTTCCACGCGCCGCACGAGTTGGGGCGCCGTGCCATCGAGCTTGAGCACGGCGATGCCGCCACGTCCGAGCGCCGCGTAGGTCACGCCCTGGTGGACGACGGAGTCGAGGACAGGTCCCAGGCCCAGTTCTTCCGTGGCCCGTGAGACCGGGGACGCGGGAGCCTGGGCGACGATAACGGAGGCAAGGAGCGCGGAGACGGGCATGACGTCCCGCTGTATATCGCTCCTGCCTTCCGGTGTTCCTGGCCTTTGGGTGACTAATCGACGAGCAGCCGCTTCACGGGCGCGGGGTCCACGGCCACCATCAACGGCCGGGTGAAGCTGCTGAAGGACACCAACGCCTGTCCTGGTGCGAGCCGGGAGACCCGGTTCCACAAGCTCTCATCGATGCTGCCCACGCTCTTCTTGAGTTGGCTGATGACAGCGCCATCCGTGATCTTGTGGATGATGAAGTTGTTGAGCAGGGCGAGCACTTCGGGAGGCAGGTGTTGAGGGAGTTGCGTGACGAAGACGAGCCCCAGCCACCGCTTGCGGCCCCGCTTGGCGATGCGTGAAACCTGTTCGAACAGGACAGGCATCTGCGAAATGCGACTGGCGGACAGGAACTCGTGTGCCTCCTCGATGATGATGAGCACCGGCGTTACTTCGCCACCCTCGCGGTCAGCCTTTTCGTAGGCTGCCTCCTGCCGCTCTTGAAGCCCACGCAGGATGTCCGCGATGACCAGGTTGTTGAGCTGCGGCGAGTCCGTGTCCGACAGGTCGATGACGGATACGCGGCCCGGGCTGAGCATCGCGTCGTACTTCACACCCGAGGACGTGCCGCGATCGAAGATGTTGAGCCGCTTCAGCCGGTAGAGCTTGCTGGCCAGGGCCTTCCAGCTGATCTCCGTGCGGCTGCTCGCGGCGTACACACGCTGCATCACCATGCCGGGATTGCTCTTGAACTCGCTGTAGAGCTGTGGCCCGGACGGCACGGGGGTGGAGGCCTCTTCAGGCTCCTCGCCAAGTCCCAGGTCCGCTTGTACCGCGGCGCGCCGGCGAGAACCCGTTCGGGTCCCCGTGCCGCGGCTCTCTGACCTCCCTTCATCACTGAGGCTGTAGATGTAGGCCGTCACCACGTCCAACACGTGTTGGATGGTCATGCGCGGATAGCCGGTGGTCAGCTCATCCAGGTCCATCACCTGCCGCTGCTGCTCAGGGTCCCTGGGGTCGGATGGGAAGATCTTGAAGTCCTGCAGCAGCAGCTTGGTGACGTCGTAGGCCTTGATGAACCGCTCGTGCTGCGCCTCCGACAGCTCCAGGATTTCCGCGAGCGCATGCGGAGACAGGCTGGAGAAGTTCAGCGAGAAGCGGTGCAGCGCGCGGTGCCGGGGGTTGCGCGTCTTGCGT comes from the Corallococcus macrosporus genome and includes:
- a CDS encoding ATP-binding protein; this translates as MSDNGRGPGSPGPYPPHNGNNLRNGQAPHPLNGNIRPASNAIRPPAPTGARPTPTAAVPTPGRPTQAPPSVPPTGGRPSIPKNNVVQETPSEVLHALAAAQKEAQEAVKADPELAFAVGFTHFDTSSSHDNLITVLSTKEDVPRLASQTLVRVKSREDGRSYLGVVVSGPFAEPNAVPANSSMAIGVVTQGKKLTYTFDYHGRAEVELLGEEVRGTLHPPRFRPRPQSPVFILDEKESARVLGVGGKLNLGMVVGYEGMEASLNPRDKSVLPRHTGIIGTTGGGKSTTVATLIHRAQREGIATIVFDVEGEYTHIDQPTSHEAMLEALHRRGHKAEGVGELHIHHLDGRKTRNPRHRALHRFSLNFSSLSPHALAEILELSEAQHERFIKAYDVTKLLLQDFKIFPSDPRDPEQQRQVMDLDELTTGYPRMTIQHVLDVVTAYIYSLSDEGRSESRGTGTRTGSRRRAAVQADLGLGEEPEEASTPVPSGPQLYSEFKSNPGMVMQRVYAASSRTEISWKALASKLYRLKRLNIFDRGTSSGVKYDAMLSPGRVSVIDLSDTDSPQLNNLVIADILRGLQERQEAAYEKADREGGEVTPVLIIIEEAHEFLSASRISQMPVLFEQVSRIAKRGRKRWLGLVFVTQLPQHLPPEVLALLNNFIIHKITDGAVISQLKKSVGSIDESLWNRVSRLAPGQALVSFSSFTRPLMVAVDPAPVKRLLVD